One window of Vicinamibacterales bacterium genomic DNA carries:
- the fliW gene encoding flagellar assembly protein FliW: protein MSGKSIIETRFGSFDVQSAAVVAFPEGVPGFEGCQRFVIITASALDPLTCLQSLDDPHPSFLAVDQRLVLPAYHFELPPASRHRLEARDDDRLVWLALVRLDADTALVNLRAPVVVNPRRMIGVQVIPGDSPYPVDHRLSLA, encoded by the coding sequence GTGTCCGGCAAGTCGATCATTGAAACCCGGTTCGGGTCGTTTGACGTGCAGTCCGCCGCCGTCGTGGCATTCCCTGAGGGGGTGCCGGGCTTCGAGGGCTGCCAGCGTTTTGTGATCATCACGGCGTCTGCGCTCGATCCGCTGACGTGCCTGCAGAGCCTGGACGACCCGCATCCATCGTTTCTCGCCGTCGACCAGCGTCTGGTGCTGCCGGCCTACCACTTCGAGCTTCCTCCGGCGTCCCGCCATCGCCTAGAGGCGCGCGACGACGACCGCCTGGTCTGGCTGGCCCTGGTGCGCCTCGATGCCGACACCGCCCTCGTCAACTTGCGGGCGCCGGTGGTCGTCAACCCGCGCCGGATGATCGGGGTCCAGGTGATTCCTGGTGATAGTCCGTATCCGGTCGACCATCGCCTCTCTCTGGCCTGA
- a CDS encoding carbon storage regulator translates to MLVFTRKRDEANIIGDGIEVRVLRVGKDGVRLGVTAPREVAVHRQEVYELVSAANASAATAGQTMDAANRLRRRLAGALVTDAPP, encoded by the coding sequence ATGCTGGTGTTCACCCGCAAGCGCGACGAAGCGAACATCATTGGCGACGGCATCGAAGTGCGCGTGCTGCGCGTCGGCAAGGACGGCGTCCGGCTGGGCGTCACCGCCCCGCGCGAGGTCGCCGTGCACCGGCAGGAAGTCTACGAACTGGTGAGCGCCGCCAATGCGTCGGCGGCGACCGCAGGCCAGACCATGGACGCGGCGAACCGGTTGCGCCGCCGGCTGGCAGGCGCGCTGGTGACCGATGCCCCGCCATGA